A region of Pleionea litopenaei DNA encodes the following proteins:
- a CDS encoding pre-peptidase C-terminal domain-containing protein, producing MNNLPSILMFLVFSLFSTQLFSKSTAVNFFKGAPKVYVDKVEYYQLDDMLVPTKSTHAHKMDANVPSWTDGKVFYEFAPDVTVENRQNFVEATEIWTSIANLEFIERTNEVNYIYITNDNKNYATVGMAGGKQTLAMVSWGTRYVIVHELGHSLGMWHEQMRSDRDDYVTINIDNVDPDQRYNFTKRNTNNLADYDYQSVMHYGQFAWTQNSLPTISVKPGNEKYTPILGQTSYISAGDQLAAARTYGAVTLNIPDAAFKSFLVAQFDANGDGEIDSIEAALVTEIQTPGNGEITSIEGIQHFRGLKSLVVANENISSIEQRLPPALEYLDISNNMFSEINTAWSFPPLMNSIQAFGNPLDVYSCEAVNFINATLNPGQILVSPTVDGTNIICDEQSANQLISGKPRLDQRNKGSRTYFINVPENVSELRVETTLFEGNLGGLMDVFVSYEKTPSSTSYEFSSTNEGNEESVLINNPQSGTWFITLQPNDRSFEYVNVTATLSNGTQTNNQLTNGVPKTGLSGDQGDSLAFEMIVPENASNLRFELSGGSGDGDLYVRFAAEPTSSVYDCRPWKNGNNETCSFNTPQVGTYYVSVYGYSQFDNVQLLATYDEVSIPQGDSVEYNNISDNQGGWKYFALDIPDGMTKLTVTITEGSGDADLYVRQNNQPTTSQFICRPYKTGNEESCTFTNPAASTWYVGVRAYSNYSGLTLKAVWE from the coding sequence ATGAACAACTTACCATCAATATTAATGTTTTTAGTTTTTAGTCTATTTTCTACGCAGCTGTTCAGTAAAAGTACAGCCGTTAATTTTTTTAAAGGCGCACCGAAAGTATATGTCGACAAAGTTGAGTATTATCAACTTGACGACATGTTAGTTCCAACAAAAAGTACTCATGCACATAAAATGGATGCCAACGTTCCTTCATGGACTGATGGAAAAGTTTTTTATGAGTTCGCGCCTGATGTCACGGTGGAGAACCGACAGAATTTTGTAGAAGCAACGGAAATTTGGACTTCGATTGCTAACTTAGAGTTTATTGAGCGAACGAATGAAGTCAATTATATTTATATAACCAACGATAACAAAAACTATGCAACGGTTGGCATGGCTGGAGGAAAGCAAACATTAGCGATGGTCAGCTGGGGCACTCGGTATGTTATTGTGCATGAGCTCGGTCACTCTTTGGGTATGTGGCATGAACAAATGCGAAGTGATCGTGACGATTACGTGACTATAAATATTGATAATGTCGATCCGGATCAACGTTACAACTTTACAAAACGCAACACCAATAACTTGGCCGATTACGACTATCAATCGGTGATGCACTATGGCCAGTTTGCTTGGACTCAAAATAGCCTTCCGACCATATCAGTCAAACCCGGTAATGAAAAATACACGCCTATTCTTGGGCAAACATCGTATATCAGTGCTGGAGACCAATTAGCGGCCGCGAGGACCTATGGCGCGGTTACGCTGAATATTCCAGATGCAGCATTTAAAAGCTTTTTAGTAGCGCAATTTGATGCAAACGGTGATGGAGAAATTGACTCTATCGAAGCAGCGCTCGTTACCGAGATACAAACACCTGGCAATGGAGAAATTACTTCTATTGAAGGCATTCAGCATTTTCGAGGCTTAAAATCACTCGTAGTTGCTAATGAAAATATATCTTCAATCGAGCAGCGACTACCGCCTGCATTAGAGTATTTAGATATTAGCAATAATATGTTCAGTGAAATCAATACGGCTTGGTCATTTCCTCCATTAATGAACAGTATTCAAGCCTTTGGCAATCCATTAGATGTTTACTCTTGTGAAGCGGTTAATTTCATTAATGCAACGCTCAACCCAGGGCAAATCTTAGTGTCACCAACGGTAGATGGCACAAATATAATTTGCGACGAACAAAGTGCGAACCAATTAATCAGTGGCAAGCCAAGACTCGATCAAAGAAATAAAGGCAGTCGAACGTATTTTATTAATGTGCCTGAAAATGTTTCTGAGTTGCGTGTTGAAACCACCTTGTTTGAAGGTAACCTCGGTGGGTTGATGGATGTATTTGTTAGCTATGAGAAAACACCTTCAAGCACCAGTTATGAGTTTTCTTCAACAAACGAAGGAAACGAAGAAAGTGTTTTGATCAATAATCCTCAATCGGGTACGTGGTTTATAACCTTGCAGCCAAATGATCGCTCGTTTGAGTACGTCAATGTTACTGCAACGTTATCTAATGGGACCCAAACCAATAATCAACTCACCAATGGTGTTCCCAAGACAGGATTAAGTGGTGATCAAGGTGACTCCTTAGCATTCGAGATGATTGTTCCTGAAAATGCTAGCAATTTACGCTTCGAACTGTCGGGTGGTTCGGGCGATGGCGATCTTTATGTTCGATTCGCAGCAGAGCCAACGTCATCGGTTTACGATTGTCGTCCATGGAAAAATGGGAACAATGAAACCTGTTCTTTCAACACGCCACAAGTTGGAACCTACTATGTTAGCGTCTACGGTTACAGTCAATTCGACAACGTACAATTACTCGCGACTTATGACGAAGTTTCTATTCCACAAGGTGACAGTGTTGAGTACAACAATATTAGCGATAATCAAGGCGGCTGGAAATATTTCGCACTAGATATCCCTGACGGTATGACGAAATTGACGGTTACGATAACTGAAGGATCCGGCGATGCCGATCTTTATGTTCGTCAAAATAATCAGCCGACAACTAGCCAATTCATTTGTCGCCCTTACAAAACTGGTAATGAAGAAAGTTGTACTTTTACTAACCCTGCTGCAAGCACTTGGTATGTAGGAGTTCGTGCTTATTCAAATTACTCAGGATTAACCCTTAAAGCTGTTTGGGAATAA
- a CDS encoding redoxin domain-containing protein: MNNLKLLLLASCIWLTPLYLHSKPIPEQLLDMPIPLMSGKNTVLSEFKENKPVYLKFWATWCQPCMKEMPHFQHVQEQYGKDIEVIGINLGMNDDREAVNRVIAKFGLTMPMSIDKSGDLAQAFRMIDTPYHLVFDRNMNLVHRGHEASESLDNKLSLLAQSKTVDFVDREVLSETEANIKIDTSDGKLHALFFTATWCDWYLQDTRPEVSKNCINAQKAMNTLALEYPTISWHGIISRLWTADKDLSEYQKKYLIKHPIEIDKSNQLFHQFGVTTLPTLILIKNGKVQEEIKDFSKLEKVKDALKR; this comes from the coding sequence ATGAATAATCTGAAACTACTCTTACTAGCCAGTTGCATCTGGTTAACGCCACTCTACTTACACAGTAAACCAATACCCGAACAATTACTCGATATGCCAATTCCCTTGATGTCTGGAAAAAACACGGTATTGAGCGAGTTTAAAGAAAACAAGCCGGTTTATTTAAAGTTTTGGGCTACTTGGTGCCAGCCCTGCATGAAAGAAATGCCACATTTTCAACACGTTCAAGAACAATATGGTAAAGACATAGAGGTTATTGGTATTAATCTAGGCATGAATGATGACCGTGAAGCGGTTAATCGAGTTATCGCTAAGTTTGGCCTAACTATGCCAATGTCTATCGATAAAAGTGGCGATTTAGCACAAGCATTCAGAATGATTGACACGCCTTATCATCTCGTATTTGATCGAAACATGAATTTAGTTCATCGAGGTCACGAAGCGTCTGAATCTCTCGATAATAAGCTTTCTTTGTTGGCGCAATCAAAAACGGTAGATTTTGTTGATAGAGAAGTTTTAAGTGAAACAGAAGCGAATATCAAAATTGACACATCAGACGGCAAGCTTCATGCACTATTTTTTACAGCCACTTGGTGTGACTGGTATCTACAAGACACTCGTCCGGAAGTATCAAAAAATTGCATTAACGCTCAGAAAGCCATGAATACACTTGCGTTAGAATATCCAACAATATCTTGGCATGGAATTATTTCAAGACTCTGGACGGCAGATAAAGATCTGTCAGAGTACCAGAAAAAATACTTGATAAAACATCCCATTGAAATAGATAAAAGCAATCAGTTATTTCATCAATTTGGAGTAACCACATTGCCGACGTTAATTTTAATCAAAAACGGTAAAGTTCAAGAAGAAATAAAAGACTTTAGTAAGCTTGAAAAGGTTAAGGACGCACTTAAAAGATAA